In the Brevundimonas sp. LM2 genome, GCTGGACGAGCGGAAATTCGGCACGGTCGGGGCGGTCGCTCGGGACAGTCGGGGTCATCTGGCGGCCGGCACCTCGACCGGCGGGACCACCGGCAAGCGCCCGGGCCGGGTCGGGGACGTGCCGGTCATCGGGGCGGGCACCTATGCCTCGAACGCCGACGGCTGCGCGGTGTCGGCGACCGGCGACGGGGAGTTCTACATCCGCGCCACGGTGGCCCGCGACATCTGCGCCCGGATCGCCGCCGGCCAGACCGCGCGGGCCGCGGCCCAGGCGGAGGTCGACGACGCCCTGTCGCTGGGGGGATATGGCGGGGTCGTCGTGATGGACACCCGGGGCCAGCCCGCCTTCGCCCTGACGACTCCGGGCATGTATCGCGGGGGGGTGACCGCCGATGCCGCCGCCTCCGTGGCCATCTATGCGGACGAAGAATGACCGACGCCCCCGACGAACTGACCGCCATGGCGCAGGAGGAGCTGACCGCCGCCTGCGCCATGACCTGGCCCGAGCTGAAGCGGATCACGCCCTGGGGCGACAGTTTCGAGGGCTTCGCCCCCTCCGGCCGCACCGTCGAGGTCGAGCGCCGCTACCTGTGGGCCCATGACCCCGAAGGCGCCATCGTCATCGAGGTCGAGGTGCGCGACGCGGCGGCCCGAACCGGCGTCGAGGCTCGCGCCCTGCTGCACGCCCCGATCTGACGCCGCCACCCACAACCTTCACAGAACCGCGTTAACCTTTTCCGTCGCCAAGGCGTCGCGGTTGAGCCATCATCCGCTCGGCGAACGCCAGTTCGGGAGAAGGCATGTATCCGTCGGATTTCAGCGCGGCCGAAGCCGTCTATACGCCCTCGGAGGGCGACCTTTTCCTGGGCGTGCCGCCTCTGCTCGCGCTCGCCTTGCTGCTCATTCTGCTGGCGGTGGCTGTCGGAGCCTATCTGATGGGGCACCGTCAGGCGATCCGCGCGGACGGTCCTGGCGGCGACAAGGCTCCGGATGAAATCCACAAGGCCATCCTCGCCGCCTCGACGGCGGCGATGGCGGCGTCCTCGGACGAGCTCAAGTTCCGGGCCCAGGCCCTGCGCACGGCCATCCATGATCATCTGGGGCCCGTCCTCGAGCTGGCGAAGGGTGTTTCCGGCCTGGCGAAGGCCCTGGACGACGCGTTGAAGGGCGAGAAGACGGAGCCCAAGAAGCCGGACACCCCGTCCCCGGCACCGGCCCCGGCCAGTCACGACGCCAAGGGCGCAGAGGGCTGCGGATGCGGCCAGCCCAAGGCCTGCAGCTGCGCCCGCCCGTCGCCGCCCGCGATCACGGTGACCCATTTCGTGGTGGGGGGCCCGCCGCCGGCCTGCGGATGCCAGTCCAGCCACAAGCCGGGCTGCGACCACGCCGCGCCCAAGACTGAAAAGCCGGCCCTGGAGGCCAAGGCGGACCCGGTTCCGATGACCGGCCCGGAACAGATCGACGCCCTGTCGCGTGCGGTGCGCCAGTTTCACGACCATTGGTCGCGCGATGCTGCACGCGTGCGCGAGCTTCGCCAGGCCCGCGACGCCCTGTGCCGCCTGCCGACGCCGCCCAAATCGGAGCCGCGGCGGCTCTCTGTCGGGTCCCGCAGGTGACCGTTCCCTCCGGACCGAAAACCGCCTAGCCTTTCCGGATGAAACTCGCCTCGCTCAAGCACGGCCGTGACGGCCGCCTCGTCGTCGTCTCCAGCGATCTCGCCTGGTTCACCGACGCCTTCCTGATCGCCCCGACCCTGCAGGCGGCGCTGGACGACTGGGCGCGCTGCGAGCCCCTGCTGCGCGCCCTGGCCGAAAGCCTGGAGCATGAGGCCGTGCCGCGCGGGCGCTTCCACGAACGCGACGCGGCCGCCCCCCTGCCCCGCGCCTATCAGTGGGCCGATGGTTCGGCCTATGTGAACCACGTCGAACTGGTGCGGAAGGAGCGCGGAGCCGAGATGCCCGCCACCTTCTGGACCGACCCCCTGATGTATCAGGGCGGGTCCGACCATTTCATGGGGGCGCGCGATCCCATCCCCCTGGCCGACGAAAGCTGGGGCTGCGACCTGGAGGCGGAGATCGTCGTCGTGACGGGCGACGTGCCCCAGGGCGTGACGCCCGAAGACGCACGCGGGCACATTCGCCTGGTCGGTCTGGTTAACGACGTCTCGCTGCGCAACCTGATCCCCGGCGAACTGGCCAAGGGGTTCGGCTTCGTCCAGTCCAAGCCCGCCTCGGCCCTGTCCCCCGTCTTCGTCACCCCCGATGCCCTGGGCGAGGCCTGGGACGGCGGCAAGCTGAGCGGAGCCCTGTCGGTCCAGCTGAACGGGGCGGACTTCGGCCGCGCCGACGCCAGCGTCGACATGACCTTCGATTTCGGTGTCCTGATCGCCCACCTGGCCAGGACCCGGGATCTGGTCGCCGGGACGGTCATCGGCTCGGGCACGGTGTCCAACAAGGACGCGGACGGCGGTCCGGGCCGCCCCGTCGCCGACGGCGGCCTGGGCTATTCCTGCATCGCCGAGGTCCGCACGGTCGAGACCCTGGCCACCGGCGCGCCGGTCACGCCCTTCCTGCGCCATGGCGACACGGTCCGGATCGAGATGCTGGACGGCCGCCACCATTCGATCTTCGGGGCCATCGAACAGGTCGTCGCGCCCCTGGGCTGAGCCGGCCTTGCCGGACCCGTCGGGGGCGGGTTAGCCTCTTCCGAACGGGGGGAGCCGCTCATGACGCCGCAGGCATACGGGCCGCTGATCGGCATCGGCATCGCCCTGATCATCATCCTGTTCCGCAACCAGAAGCCGCGCCCCCTGCGCGTGCGGTATATGTGGATCGCGCCGGTGCTGGTCGCCCTGGCGGCCGGCTTCGGCCTGTGGGGCATGTCGATGGCCCCGGGCGTCACGCAGACGCCATTCGGCCTCGGCGCCTGGTCCATCCTGGCCGTCGGCCTGATCCTGGGGGCCGCCGCCGGCTATCAGCGGGGCCGGATGACGACGATCGAACGCGCGCCGGACGGCGGCCTGCTAACCCAGGCCTCGCCCCTGGGGATCATCCTGATCGTGGGCCTGATGGGCAGCCGGACCCTGATGCGGCCCTGGCTGGAGGCCCATGCGACGACCTGGCACCTGAACGCCCTGGCGATCCAGGACGCCTTTCTGCTGTTCGCCGCCGCCATGGTCATCACCCAACGGGTGGAGATGTATATCCGCGCCCGTCGCATCCAGGCCGGCCTGCCCGACGACCACGTCGCGCCGGCGCCGGCGGCCTGACCCGATCCCGGAGGATCCTCATGCGTATGAAGTGCATCAGCACCCTCATCCTGGTGGCCTGCGCGGGAACGGCGCTGGCCCAGGACGCCGCCGACGACTGGGAGATCGCGCGTGATCCGGCCATCAAGGCGGTGGTGGCGTTCATCCCCTTGTCCACGGGCCTGACCATCGCCTTCCGCTGCGTGGACGGCGTCTACGGCGCAATCATCGGCGGCCTGCCGGAGGTGTCACGATCCATCCGGACCCGGAAGCTGACGATCGGGGTCAACGATGAGGAGCCGGACGACACCACGTGGAACGTGGCGACGGACCGCACGGCCGCCCTGGCGGACTACCCCGCCTCCCTGGCGCGCGAGCTGCGCGAAGGCGGTGCCGTCAGCATCGTCATCCCCGGTGGCGCCGCGGGCGGGCGCAACCTGCGTCATAACCTGACCCTGCCCGCCTCCTCGGCCGCCATCGAAGAGACCCTGACCGCCTGCGGACGTCCGCTGGAGGATCCCCGCGACGCCCTGCTGCCGGATATCGCCGAAAGCGGCCTGCCGGACGGCATGACCTGGGCCCGACAGCCGCGCCCGGTCTATCCCCGGAACACCTATGCCGAGGGCTATGCCGTCCTGACCTGCGTCGTCGAGCC is a window encoding:
- a CDS encoding CcdC protein domain-containing protein; the protein is MTPQAYGPLIGIGIALIIILFRNQKPRPLRVRYMWIAPVLVALAAGFGLWGMSMAPGVTQTPFGLGAWSILAVGLILGAAAGYQRGRMTTIERAPDGGLLTQASPLGIILIVGLMGSRTLMRPWLEAHATTWHLNALAIQDAFLLFAAAMVITQRVEMYIRARRIQAGLPDDHVAPAPAA
- a CDS encoding energy transducer TonB, translated to MKCISTLILVACAGTALAQDAADDWEIARDPAIKAVVAFIPLSTGLTIAFRCVDGVYGAIIGGLPEVSRSIRTRKLTIGVNDEEPDDTTWNVATDRTAALADYPASLARELREGGAVSIVIPGGAAGGRNLRHNLTLPASSAAIEETLTACGRPLEDPRDALLPDIAESGLPDGMTWARQPRPVYPRNTYAEGYAVLTCVVEPDGRPSQCQVESEFPLDGGFGRNALRSVDAARLVSPGETPGQYAPRMVGFRVEYRMR
- a CDS encoding fumarylacetoacetate hydrolase family protein, which translates into the protein MKLASLKHGRDGRLVVVSSDLAWFTDAFLIAPTLQAALDDWARCEPLLRALAESLEHEAVPRGRFHERDAAAPLPRAYQWADGSAYVNHVELVRKERGAEMPATFWTDPLMYQGGSDHFMGARDPIPLADESWGCDLEAEIVVVTGDVPQGVTPEDARGHIRLVGLVNDVSLRNLIPGELAKGFGFVQSKPASALSPVFVTPDALGEAWDGGKLSGALSVQLNGADFGRADASVDMTFDFGVLIAHLARTRDLVAGTVIGSGTVSNKDADGGPGRPVADGGLGYSCIAEVRTVETLATGAPVTPFLRHGDTVRIEMLDGRHHSIFGAIEQVVAPLG